In Zingiber officinale cultivar Zhangliang chromosome 1A, Zo_v1.1, whole genome shotgun sequence, a genomic segment contains:
- the LOC122034865 gene encoding putative pentatricopeptide repeat-containing protein At1g64310, which produces MPSKLHGVRSLELLRSAAAIASWSSSFTTSLTRTKQLHALLITTSILSLNHPITTTDLLRSYVSHSDLPSARRLFDRCPSRTPLLWNSIIRAYARLRQFPVAYTLFDQMRHSAGSRPDCYTFACVLRACAENSDANGVDMIHAVVLSTGLGSSLLVTTALVNSYSKLGRINNARMLFDKPRAPDLVLWNSIIAGYGYGGFWQEGLELFRRMRETDKEPDGYTIVALVSCFCSSSVLQFAKGVHGFCLKGGYDDNSYVRSALVSMYSRCRFMDMAYQIFRCMNQPDLVTWSALISGFSLAGQYKEALTLLGEMTSSGKRPDAILVACALSACASIAAARPGKEIHCYSLRTGIHLDHAVSCGLIDMYSKCGFSDSGYLAFELMPEKNVVAYNAAISNLGSHGLFNRAFFVFECMLKDGYQPDAATFSALLCACCHSGLMDEGLKFFNRMKDQFGIESQMEHYVYMVKLLAMAGKLKDAYDLIHSMPMPADSGVWGALLWGCNIHGNLDMGRVVAEKLFEIHPDKTAYRVMLSNIYAAEKKWEVVERLRKPITVGGFQKSPGFSWIGGDVI; this is translated from the coding sequence ATGCCATCAAAATTGCACGGAGTAAGGTCGCTGGAACTACTACGTTCTGCTGCTGCTATTGCTTCATGGTCTTCTTCTTTCACAACATCGCTGACCAGGACTAAGCAGCTGCACGCCCTCCTCATTACCACCTCGATTCTCTCTCTGAATCACCCCATCACGACCACCGACCTTCTCCGTTCATATGTATCCCATAGTGACCTCCCTTCTGCACGCCGCCTGTTCGACCGGTGTCCCAGCAGGACGCCACTCCTCTGGAATTCCATCATACGAGCGTACGCACGCCTCCGCCAATTCCCAGTTGCCTACACCCTCTTCGACCAAATGCGTCATAGCGCTGGCAGTAGGCCTGACTGCTACACCTTTGCCTGCGTCCTTCGTGCCTGTGCGGAGAACTCTGATGCCAATGGTGTCGATATGATCCATGCAGTTGTTCTGAGTACTGGTCTTGGCTCCAGTCTCCTTGTCACCACTGCATTGGTCAACTCATACTCTAAACTAGGTCGAATCAATAATGCTAGGATGTTGTTTGATAAGCCACGCGCACCTGACTTGGTGCTCTGGAATTCAATCATCGCAGGATATGGTTATGGTGGATTTTGGCAAGAGGGGCTGGAACTGTTTCGAAGAATGCGAGAGACTGATAAGGAGCCAGATGGGTATACCATTGTTGCACTGGTCTCCTGCTTCTGCAGTTCGAGTGTCTTGCAGTTTGCCAAGGGAGTTCATGGTTTTTGCTTGAAGGGAGGCTATGATGACAATTCCTACGTGAGAAGTGCACTTGTCAGTATGTACTCCAGGTGCAGATTCATGGACATGGCCTATCAAATATTCAGGTGTATGAACCAGCCAGATCTGGTTACTTGGTCAGCCCTTATATCTGGTTTCTCACTAGCAGGACAATATAAGGAAGCTTTAACTTTGCTTGGAGAAATGACTAGTTCAGGGAAAAGGCCAGATGCAATTTTAGTTGCTTGTGCTCTATCTGCTTGTGCTTCAATTGCAGCAGCCAGACCTGGCAAAGAGATCCACTGTTATTCGTTGCGGACCGGCATCCATCTAGATCATGCAGTATCATGTGGTCTAATAGATATGTATTCAAAGTGTGGTTTTTCTGACTCGGGGTATCTGGCATTTGAACTGATGCCTGAGAAAAATGTGGTTGCCTACAATGCGGCTATATCAAATCTAGGTTCCCATGGGCTCTTCAACCGAGCATTTTTCGTCTTCGAATGTATGCTTAAGGATGGGTATCAACCTGATGCAGCTACGTTTTCAGCTCTCCTGTGTGCTTGTTGTCATTCAGGACTCATGGATGAAGGGTTAAAATTCTTCAATAGAATGAAAGATCAGTTTGGTATTGAATCCCAGATGGAACATTATGTATATATGGTAAAACTTCTCGCAATGGCCGGGAAATTGAAAGATGCTTATGATCTTATACACTCAATGCCTATGCCAGCAGATTCAGGTGTTTGGGGAGCATTGCTATGGGGTTGTAACATTCATGGAAATCTGGATATGGGCAGAGTCGTTGCTGAAAAGCTCTTTGAGATCCACCCTGACAAAACTGCATACAGAGTAATGCTTTCCAATATATATGCTGCTGAAAAGAAATGGGAAGTTGTAGAAAGATTAAGGAAACCAATTACGGTAGGCGGTTTTCAGAAGAGTCCTGGATTTAGTTGGATCGGAGGGGATGTTATATGA